The Candidatus Polarisedimenticolia bacterium DNA segment GCACCGATGCGCAAGCACCTGCCCGAGCTGGCGGCGCGCGGGCACCGCTTCCTCATCCACTTCACGCTGACCTCTCTGCCTCGGCGCTACGAGTCGCATGTCCCGTCGGCACGCGCCGCCATCGCGCAGATGCATGCTCTGGCGACGGAGATCGGACCGGATCGGGTTTTGTGGCGCTACGATCCCATCCTGGTCACCGAATCCTGCGACCGGAGTTTCCACCTCGAGAATTTCACGCATCTGGCTGATTCCCTGCAAGGGGCGACCCGCCGCTGCAGCGTGAGCTTCACGCAGATCTACGGCAAGCTGCGGCGAAGCTTCGCGCGGCAGGAGGTGCCGCTGCCGTCCGTGGGGCCGGAAGAGCGGCGCGAGCTGGCCGGCGAGCTGGCGGAAATCGCCGCAGCCCGCGGCATCACGCTGGCGGCCTGCTGCAGCGACGATCTCGTAGAAGGCCGGGTCGAGAAGGCCCGCTGCATCGATCGGGAGGCGATCCTCGCGATCTGGCCCGACCTCGCGCTCGGCACCGCGGCCGGCCCGACGCGCGAGCAATGCGGCTGCAGCCGCTCGTACGACATCGGCGCCTACGACAGCTGCCCCCACGGCTGCCTCTACTGCTATGCGACGAAAGACCGCGACACGGCCCATCAGAGGCGCCGGCGGCACGACCCGGCGGGCAGCGTGCTGATCCCTCCTGCCGCGGAGGGGAAGGGGGCGAGGTGAAGTCGCTCGACCTCGGACAGTTCCGGGTCGTCCTCGTCGAGCCGCGCCTGCCGGAGAACATCGGGACGGCGGCACGTGCCATGAAGAATTGCGGCCTCTCCCGCCTGGTGCTGGTGCGCCCCGTCGATCACCTCTGCGCGGCTGCCGTGCGGCCGGCGATGGAGGCCCGCGATCTCGTCGAGCGCGCCGAAGTCTTCGACACCCTGGAAGCGGCGGTCGGCGGCTCGCGGATGGTGGTTGGGACGACCCGGCGGGCCGGCCAGGATCGATCGCCGCTGCTGGCGCCGACAGCCTGGATCCGGGAAGTCCTTCCACGCGCAGAGGGCCAGGAAGTTTCCCTTCTTTTTGGATCGGAAAAAGACGGCCTCGATGGTGATGCCGTGGACCGCTGTGACGTCCTTCTCACCATTCCGGCCCATCCCGGCTTCGCCTCTTTCAATCTGGCGCAGGCGGTTCTGCTGGTCGGATACGAGCTTTTCCGCGCCTCCTCCGAGTTTCCTTCGGGCGAGGCGCCGCTCGAGCTGGCGACCCTGCGGGCGAGGGAGGAGCTCTACCGCCAGCTGGAATCGGTCCTCCTGCGCATCGGGTTCCTGCACGAGAACAATCCCGGGAGAATCATGGCTTCGCTTCGGCGGCTGTTCGGCCGCAGCGGGCTGGAAGACAGGGAGGTGCGAATCCTGCGGGGAATCCTGAGCCAGGTGGAGTGGGCCCTGCGCCGGGAAGAAGGAAAGGAGTGAAACTACCGGAAGGAATCCCGCCGGATGCGGCGGGTCAATCGCTGCCGGAACGGCGGGAGCGCGGCACATCCGCCCCGACCAGCTTCCGGTACAGCGTTCGCCGGTTGATTCCCAGGATGCGCACCGCGTCCGCTTTGTTCCTGACCTGCGCCGCATGGCGGAAGAAGCCTATCGCGAAGGAAGCGGCGACATTCTGGAGCTGCTGGACGCCACCCGCTCGTTGAAGGATATCCAGCTGCTGAAGATCCGGCAGATGGAGTCGACCAAGGAAGCGGAGGAGGAAGTGATTGCCGCCGCCGGATTGGACGCGCCCGAACCGAGCGGCGAGCAGCCGGCGCCATCCCCTAAGAGCCCTGCCTGAAATAATTTACGGGCAAGGTTATTTCGTGTAGAATTCCTACAAGCAAACGAAATCCCAGATTTATGATCCGGTAACCAGGCGATTCTCAGCAGCGAGGGCTGAGCTTGGCCGACCCTTTCCAGATCCGAGGAAGGCGCGCGCCGGAAACCGCTGCGGCAAGACGCAGGTCCGCCGCCGGCCCGATCGGCGCCGCCGATCGCTCGTTCCACCCATGAGCCAGGACATCGCGGCACTGTTCGCGGCCGCCGAGCAGGGCAATGGCCCTGCTTCCGAGGCCCTCTTCAGCCTCCTCTATTCCGAGCTCCATCGGCTCGCGCAACGCGAGCTGGCGCGTCACGGCGCCGGCATGAGCCTGGGGACGACGACTCTCCTGCACCAGGCCTACATCAACATGTCCGAGCAGGAAGGCAGCACCAGCTTCCCTGATCGCGCCCGCTTCATCGGCTACGCCTCACGGGTCATGCGCAACCTGATCATCGATCATGCCCGCAATCGGCAGGCTCGCAAGCGCGGCGGACAGTTCGAGATCACCACCCTGAGCACGAGCGTGGCCGAGGACGCCGTCGACGACAAGGAGCTGATGAAGGTCGGCTCGGCACTTGAGGAATTGTCGAAGGTGGATCCGGCGCTCGCCGAGATCGTCGATCTGAAGTTCTTCTGCGGCTTCTCGTTCGCGGAGATTGCGGCGATGCGCAA contains these protein-coding regions:
- a CDS encoding RNA methyltransferase; translated protein: MKSLDLGQFRVVLVEPRLPENIGTAARAMKNCGLSRLVLVRPVDHLCAAAVRPAMEARDLVERAEVFDTLEAAVGGSRMVVGTTRRAGQDRSPLLAPTAWIREVLPRAEGQEVSLLFGSEKDGLDGDAVDRCDVLLTIPAHPGFASFNLAQAVLLVGYELFRASSEFPSGEAPLELATLRAREELYRQLESVLLRIGFLHENNPGRIMASLRRLFGRSGLEDREVRILRGILSQVEWALRREEGKE
- a CDS encoding ECF-type sigma factor, encoding MSQDIAALFAAAEQGNGPASEALFSLLYSELHRLAQRELARHGAGMSLGTTTLLHQAYINMSEQEGSTSFPDRARFIGYASRVMRNLIIDHARNRQARKRGGQFEITTLSTSVAEDAVDDKELMKVGSALEELSKVDPALAEIVDLKFFCGFSFAEIAAMRNITERTVQRRWREARLYLHRTVRADLS
- a CDS encoding DUF1848 domain-containing protein codes for the protein MHLISASRRTDIPAFYSDWFMERIRRGSASWLNPYSGAVATVSLQPCDTAAIVFWTRNFAPMRKHLPELAARGHRFLIHFTLTSLPRRYESHVPSARAAIAQMHALATEIGPDRVLWRYDPILVTESCDRSFHLENFTHLADSLQGATRRCSVSFTQIYGKLRRSFARQEVPLPSVGPEERRELAGELAEIAAARGITLAACCSDDLVEGRVEKARCIDREAILAIWPDLALGTAAGPTREQCGCSRSYDIGAYDSCPHGCLYCYATKDRDTAHQRRRRHDPAGSVLIPPAAEGKGAR